CCATCAAGCTGGTGTTTTGCAGCAATCCGATCGCTTGGTTGGTTAGAGCCGGAACAGCGATCCTTAATGCCTGGGGAAGAATGATCACTCTCATGGTGAGAGACCCATTGAGACCGAGTGCCGCTGCCGCTTCCGCTTGCGTGGGTGGGATGGATTGGAGTCCTCCGCGGACATCTTCTGCGACATAAGCAGCTGCAAACAGTGCAAAAGCCATCACAGCTCTCAACACTCTGTTGATTTCGATCTCAACTGGGAGGAACAGAGGTAGGAGCAGTTGTCCGAAAAACAGCACCGCAATGAGAGGAACGGCACGCATGAGGTCGATATAGATCCGGCAGAGCATCGCGACCAAACCCAAATTGGACGTTCTGCCAATCGCAAGTCCTATGCCTAAGGGCAGAGCTAAAAACCCACTTGCTGTTGTCAATAGCAATGTGAGGGTGAGACCTCCCCAAGCGCGAGATGGCACTTCTTGAAGGTTTGCGGATCCAGCAAGCAGAACGACTCCCGTGGGCACCATCAGGATCCATGCCCAGGGAAGGAACGGTTGGAAGCGTTGTAGGGGTTTGGGTAAGTGATCACTGCCCAAGGTGGTGATCGTTAGCAACAGGAGAATGGCCATCCAAACCAAAGGCCTCCAGCGTTGATCAGCGGGGTAGCTGCCAAAAGCAAACAGCGGAAGGTTGTGAGTGACCACACGCCAATCAGCACCTGTGATCAGCCACGACCCCGTTGACCAAAGAGCCCAAACAATTAAGCCGAGAATGAGGAGGCTGAATGCGGCCTCAATCGGTTTTTGGCGCCAACGCCGAAAGCGCTGCTGCCGAGGTTGGAATTTGCTCGCCATTAGCTGGCGGCTGGTGGCGCATCCGTGGGCTTGAGCAAGTTCAAGGCGGATAGGAAAAGCGACACTCCAAAGATGGTTCCCAAAGCCCAGAGACTGTCAGAGGGCCATTCGATCACCAGCAGCAATCCGAGCACGGCGGTGACAATTCCATCCACTACCACAAGACCGCTTGCTGGTGCATGGGAACTGGCTCCCGTTGCTAATTCCATCAACCCTTCAACAAGCAAAAGGACGCCTGCAAAGAGCGTGAGGCTGATTTCACTATCGATAGGGTCGATCAAAATGAAGACAGAACCGCCGATGTACAGCAGACCTGACAACGCTTTAAAAAGTTTCCCTTGATTGCTTGGAATATCTCCAATCCGAAGCAGTTGATTCAGACCAGCCACGAACACAATCCCTCCCAATCCAATGGTTAGAAGGGTTGCTGAAGCAAAGGGCAGCAAAATCGCTGCAACAGACGCCACAATTAAAAGGACTGCAGCGATACGGCGAGTATTCATGAAAGTGGGCTGTTACAACTTCAGTTTAGTGATGGTGTTGGCTTTTTAAAACAGCTCGGTTCAGCAGCTGCATTCCTCCATTGATCAGCAAGTTCAGCAGTAGAAAACTCAGCAAAAGCAGCAAAAATCCTTCGATCGCTCGACCCGTTTGCGTGATGGTGGTGTCACTCACTGCGTAGAGATCGGCGTAGCCAACGGCAATTGCCAGGGTGCTGTTTTTGGCCAGATTCAAATATTGACTGCTGAGTGCCGGCAGAATTGCAGGAAGGGCCTGGGGAAGGACAATGCGGCGTAACCCAAGCCCCTCAGTCATGCCAAGACTGCGGAAGGCTTCCCACTGGCCGCGTGGGACGGCATCAAGACCTCCGCGAACCACTTCTGCAATCGATGCTCCCGTAAACACGCTGAGTCCGATCAGGACAGCTGCAAACTCCACACTGAGAGTCACTCCAAGCAAGCTGATGCCTTGATTGGACAGGTGGATCACGGCGCCAAGGGGGGCGAATGGCTCTGATGGAAGTCCCAGAAAGGCAACGAAGTACCAGAACAGAAGCTGCAATAGGAGAGGAATCTGACGAATGGATCCCACATAGAGAGCTGCTAACTGCCTTAACAACGGATTGAGGCTGCGGCGAGCAGCACCCGTGCTGACGCCAAGCAGGGTTGCTAACACAATTCCTGCCGCGATCACTCTCAAGCTGTTCAGCCATCCCATGAGCAGTGCCCATGCTGTGCTGTCTGAAGGTTGATAAGGAAGTGGGTGCTCACTCAGTGCAAAACCTGCGGGACGCCATAACCAATCAAAACTGAGCCCTAGCCCTGTTCTTATCAGATTGACGGCGAGGTTGTTGATCAGAATCCCCATCACTGTGAGGAGAACAAGCACGATGACGAGCTGCCACCACAAGCGTTTTGAACGATTCATTGGAATGGGGGTGAGGTCAAGACTCCTCCATTCCTGTAGAGATTATTGAGGCCCCTTGGAATAGGAACGGCACTCTCCGGGCCGAGATGTCGATTATAGATTTCACCGTAATTACCTACTGCTTGAATCACCTTCACAATAAAATCGTTGTTTAAACCTAGCTTTTCGCCTAAATCACCTTCAACGCCAAGAAAGCGCCTCAATTGTGTGAGTTCAGGTCGACGTTCGGCTTCTTCAAGTTTGTCTCCGATGTTTTGTTGTGTAATACCTAACTCTTCTGCAGCGATCAACGCATAGATCACCCAGCGCATGGCGTCCGTCAGGCGCTGATCACCACCTGCTGCAAGGGGTGCGAGGGGTTCTTTGCTCAAAACTTCAGGGAGAATGACGTGTTGCTCAGGGTTGTTGAATCCGGATCGGGCCGCGGCGAGCTGAGAGCGATCGGACGTCATTGCACTGCAGCGACCTTGGAGGTAGCCAGCAATCACTTGGTTGAGATCCTGATACTTGATGGGCTTGTAGTCGATCCCTCTGGCCTGAAAAGCATCGTTGAGGTTTTGTTCTGTCGTGGTTCCTGAGCCCACGCAGATGGTTTTGCCTTTGAGGTTGTTGAGATTGGAGACCCCACTGCTGCGCTTCACTAAGAGGCCTTGCCCGTCATGGAAGACAACAGGAGCGAAGCTGACACCATTGCCTCCAGCGGCATCTCTGCTGAGGTTGAACGTGGTGTTACGCGATAGGAGATCAATTTCCCCAGTTCTAAGCGCTGTGAATCGCTCGGGAGCGGTTAGGGACCTGTATTGCACCTGATCAGGGCTGCCAGTAATTGCCGCAGCAAAGGCACGACAGATGTCGACATCAAGTCCAGCGAAGGAACCATCCCTTTGCAGAAAACTAAAACCGGGGATCTTGCCGCTCACTCCACACCGAAGCTCAGTTCTTCGTTTGATGAGATCGAGTCTTGACGCACCGCCTTCTCCAAGCGTGGCACATCCATTCAAAATGAATAGGAAAGAAACCAGCGGCAGCGCAAGAAGATGGATTCTCATCTGTTTGTTTCTGGTAGAGAACAAGTGTGTCAGAGCTCGTTCATCTGGACTGATCGTTCTTGCCAATCAAAAGAACTGGTTTATTTTTCGGCAATGTCCGTTAGCAGTTCGATGTTGCGAACCCTTGCGGGATCCGCCCTGTTTTCGGCAATGTTTTTATTTGGGATAGTTTCCCCATCGATGGCTTGGGAGGAGACTGATCAACAAGCTTATTACAATAAAATGTCTCTTTTAAAAGTCATGCTTGAAGGGGCTCGGATGAGGGCTGTTGAAACAAATGATTTGGAAACACTGTGTCTCATTATGAGCATCGGCAATGACGTGACTGTTCGCTATGTCGAGTTAAATCCGAATGATGTTGAGATCAGTAAACGTCTTGATGGCATGCGGAATGATATGACGGCTTGTTTGGCACTCCTCTATAACAAGAAATAGTCATCAAGTTGCTTCTTGATCATCCATGACTTCCCTCGGGTTGGCTGCCAATCCTTTCAAACAGATTCAAGCTTTCTTTGTTTAACCCCTCAACGTTTACGACGGATCCACCAAGTCTGAGCTTACGGATGAGTTGGTTAAGTGCTCCCACGCCGCTTTGGTCCCAAATATGTGCCTGGCTCATATCAATGGTGATTCGTGCTGGATGTTCGTGAACATCAAATCCCTGCAGAAAATAAACTTTACTCACAAAGAACAATTGACCCCTTACGACATAGCGACATTCATCGTTGTTGATTTTAATCGCTTCAACGCGAATGACTTTTGCGACTTTGCGACTGAATAAAATACCTGCAAGGGCAACGCCGGCAAGGACGCCAAGTGCAAGATTGTGGGGAGTCGTGAGCATGGTGACTCCAAAAGTCATCACCATCACGGCAGTATCACTTTTAGGGATATTTCGGATATTCCGCAAGCCAGCCATGTCAGCGGTACTCACCGCAATCCCAATCATGACAGCGACCAGAGCTGCCATGGGGATCTGCTTAAGCCAAGTACTAGCCAGTAAAATCATTGCCAAAAGGCTGATCCCAGACGACAGGGTGGAGAGGCGGGTACGCCCACCGTTATCGATGTTCATAACTGATTGGCCCACTAACGCGCAGCCAGCCATCCCTCCAAAAAGCGAGGACACGATGTTTGCAATTCCCTGGCCCTTTGCTTCAGTATTTTTATTTGAATTGGAATCAGTTTTCTCGTCAAGAATGTCTTGAGTGAGGAATGTCTCCATCAAGCCAACCAGTGAGATCGATAACGCTGTTGGTAAGACAATCCCAAACGTTTCTAAACTAAAGGGAACTCTTTGATTGCTGACATCGCCAAAGGGAAGATTGAAAAAAGGTAGACCATTAGGAAGTTCTCCAAGGTCCATAACCTTAGGAATGTCTAGTTTTAGCCCCATACTGATAGCTGTAATCACAATGATTGCTACCAGCTGGGAAGGAAGAACGCGTGTAATGCGTGGTAGGCCATAAATAATGAGAAGTCCAAGCAAGACGAGTGCCCACACAACGGGGATTTGACTTCCGCTTAGGGCGTGCATGGCATGGTCATTTCCAGCTTCCCCAAAGTGAAGATTGATCCCCAATTGAGGAAGTTGAGCCTGAAAGATCAATAAAGCAAGAGCATTCACAAACCCGCTTAAGACGCCCAGAGGCACGAATCTCATCTGATAGGCCAGACGTAAGTAACCCCAGAGAATTTGGAAGACACCGGTGAGAATGCCTGCCGCCATCAAGTAGGCCAGCCCTAGTCCTTCTCCTCTTGCATTCCCTGTCGCCACCAAACCAGTCATCAACAGGGCTGTTGATCCTGTGGCGGAGGTGATCATCGCTGTTCGTCCACCGACGAAGGCAATCGTTATGGAGAGACAAAAGGCCCCAAACAGTCCAACCCTGGGATCCACGCCTGCAATCCCAGAGAATGCGATCGCTTCTGGAATCATCGCAAAGGCCA
The window above is part of the Synechococcus sp. WH 8020 genome. Proteins encoded here:
- a CDS encoding amino acid ABC transporter permease, which gives rise to MASKFQPRQQRFRRWRQKPIEAAFSLLILGLIVWALWSTGSWLITGADWRVVTHNLPLFAFGSYPADQRWRPLVWMAILLLLTITTLGSDHLPKPLQRFQPFLPWAWILMVPTGVVLLAGSANLQEVPSRAWGGLTLTLLLTTASGFLALPLGIGLAIGRTSNLGLVAMLCRIYIDLMRAVPLIAVLFFGQLLLPLFLPVEIEINRVLRAVMAFALFAAAYVAEDVRGGLQSIPPTQAEAAAALGLNGSLTMRVIILPQALRIAVPALTNQAIGLLQNTSLMAILGLIELLGISRSLLANPDYIGRHLEAYIWLAGVYWLLCSGMALLAKRIERQGHLSTGS
- a CDS encoding HdeD family acid-resistance protein, yielding MNTRRIAAVLLIVASVAAILLPFASATLLTIGLGGIVFVAGLNQLLRIGDIPSNQGKLFKALSGLLYIGGSVFILIDPIDSEISLTLFAGVLLLVEGLMELATGASSHAPASGLVVVDGIVTAVLGLLLVIEWPSDSLWALGTIFGVSLFLSALNLLKPTDAPPAAS
- a CDS encoding ABC transporter permease subunit (The N-terminal region of this protein, as described by TIGR01726, is a three transmembrane segment that identifies a subfamily of ABC transporter permease subunits, which specificities that include histidine, arginine, glutamine, glutamate, L-cystine (sic), the opines (in Agrobacterium) octopine and nopaline, etc.) yields the protein MNRSKRLWWQLVIVLVLLTVMGILINNLAVNLIRTGLGLSFDWLWRPAGFALSEHPLPYQPSDSTAWALLMGWLNSLRVIAAGIVLATLLGVSTGAARRSLNPLLRQLAALYVGSIRQIPLLLQLLFWYFVAFLGLPSEPFAPLGAVIHLSNQGISLLGVTLSVEFAAVLIGLSVFTGASIAEVVRGGLDAVPRGQWEAFRSLGMTEGLGLRRIVLPQALPAILPALSSQYLNLAKNSTLAIAVGYADLYAVSDTTITQTGRAIEGFLLLLLSFLLLNLLINGGMQLLNRAVLKSQHHH
- a CDS encoding amino acid ABC transporter substrate-binding protein → MRIHLLALPLVSFLFILNGCATLGEGGASRLDLIKRRTELRCGVSGKIPGFSFLQRDGSFAGLDVDICRAFAAAITGSPDQVQYRSLTAPERFTALRTGEIDLLSRNTTFNLSRDAAGGNGVSFAPVVFHDGQGLLVKRSSGVSNLNNLKGKTICVGSGTTTEQNLNDAFQARGIDYKPIKYQDLNQVIAGYLQGRCSAMTSDRSQLAAARSGFNNPEQHVILPEVLSKEPLAPLAAGGDQRLTDAMRWVIYALIAAEELGITQQNIGDKLEEAERRPELTQLRRFLGVEGDLGEKLGLNNDFIVKVIQAVGNYGEIYNRHLGPESAVPIPRGLNNLYRNGGVLTSPPFQ
- a CDS encoding SulP family inorganic anion transporter, with product MTSSPAMGLQNWFSNPRRDVLSGLVVAFAMIPEAIAFSGIAGVDPRVGLFGAFCLSITIAFVGGRTAMITSATGSTALLMTGLVATGNARGEGLGLAYLMAAGILTGVFQILWGYLRLAYQMRFVPLGVLSGFVNALALLIFQAQLPQLGINLHFGEAGNDHAMHALSGSQIPVVWALVLLGLLIIYGLPRITRVLPSQLVAIIVITAISMGLKLDIPKVMDLGELPNGLPFFNLPFGDVSNQRVPFSLETFGIVLPTALSISLVGLMETFLTQDILDEKTDSNSNKNTEAKGQGIANIVSSLFGGMAGCALVGQSVMNIDNGGRTRLSTLSSGISLLAMILLASTWLKQIPMAALVAVMIGIAVSTADMAGLRNIRNIPKSDTAVMVMTFGVTMLTTPHNLALGVLAGVALAGILFSRKVAKVIRVEAIKINNDECRYVVRGQLFFVSKVYFLQGFDVHEHPARITIDMSQAHIWDQSGVGALNQLIRKLRLGGSVVNVEGLNKESLNLFERIGSQPEGSHG